In Nicotiana tabacum cultivar K326 chromosome 17, ASM71507v2, whole genome shotgun sequence, one DNA window encodes the following:
- the LOC142171426 gene encoding uncharacterized protein LOC142171426: protein MADNKGKGVKVDDSDKIAVGLKYIMQIAESVVIPSEEADSPPTAAGESSRTLVDDVPLSQFLTGSSSNTREQITDASAFESADALLAGLNLNPAPQPAEEEELVLSYPISPPACLNFSSSDGINDATDREIAQLKLLIQLCEGEIIEASLRASVTLLIQAAGYEYARNLFKSLWSQMSYYRAEKEKLTKLLEEAYPPPCRGLHNPEKIPEVMTRNKKEFMDQTLQIPPQVSSFR from the exons ATGGCTGATAACAAAGGAAAAGGCGTCAAAGTCGATGATTCCGACAAAATCGCCGTCGGATTGAAGTATATAATGCAAATTGCTGAAAGCGTTGTCATTCCATCAGAAGAAGCCGATTCTCCACCTACTGCCGCCGGAGAAAGCTCCAGAACTCTGGTAGATGATGTGCCTTTGTCACAATTTCTTACAGGTAGTAGCTCCAACACGAGAGAGCAAATTACAGATGCCTCGGCTTTTGAATCCGCCGATGCTCTTTTAGCAGGGCTCAACCTCAATCCTGCTCCTCAGCCTGCTGAGGAGGAAGAACTTGTCCTTTCTTATCCGATATCCCCCCCTGCTTGTCTCAATTTTTCCAGTTCCGATGGAATTAATGATGCTACAGACCGTGAAATTGCACAATTGAAACTGTTGATTCAATTGTGCGAAGGCGAAATTATCGAAGCAAGCTTAAGAGCAAGCGTTACCCTTTTAATTCAAGCAGCTGGGTACGAGTATGCTAGGAACTTGTTTAAGAGCCTTTGGTCCCAAATGAGTTATTATCGTGCGGAAAAAGAGAAGCTCACTAAACTTCTGGAGGAGGCTTACCCGCCGCCGTGCAG gggtcttcataacccagaaaagataccagaagttatgacaagaaacaagaaagagttcatggatcaaacgctgcaaattcctccacaagtttcaagcttcagataa